The proteins below come from a single Vibrio natriegens NBRC 15636 = ATCC 14048 = DSM 759 genomic window:
- a CDS encoding lysine exporter LysO family protein — protein MFSGMLFIFAPLVVGYLIPISRAALLEKINQSTSYLIYVILSLMGLSLAALDNLGSNLQSILLYASTFFICLSVCNLLALPLVDKIIPLKTDQSHSKLPLSSMALESAKLILVVGGGLVAGLILPIDLSWVDTASEWILFLLLFFIGIQLRNSGLTLRQILLNKQGMAIAAVIIVTCMLGGVIASLVLDLPLYKALAMASGFGWYSLAGILMGDAFGPVFGGASFLIELMRELVALVAIPLFIRRYPCTAIGYAGATAMDFTLPVIQTTGGVRCVPVAIVSGFILSLLVPVMMLFFVSLAS, from the coding sequence ATGTTCTCAGGGATGCTCTTCATTTTTGCCCCACTCGTTGTCGGGTATTTAATTCCTATTTCTCGCGCCGCTTTACTCGAGAAAATTAATCAATCCACCTCTTACCTTATCTACGTTATTCTGTCGTTGATGGGGCTGAGCCTTGCTGCACTTGATAATCTGGGTAGCAATTTACAAAGCATTCTGCTTTATGCGAGTACTTTCTTTATTTGCTTAAGTGTCTGTAACCTTCTTGCACTGCCTCTTGTCGACAAGATAATTCCTCTAAAGACCGATCAAAGCCACAGCAAGTTACCTCTTTCTTCAATGGCTCTGGAGTCTGCCAAACTGATCCTCGTCGTTGGTGGTGGTTTAGTGGCAGGTTTGATCCTTCCCATTGACTTATCTTGGGTAGACACCGCAAGCGAGTGGATACTGTTCCTCTTGCTGTTCTTTATTGGTATTCAACTGCGCAATAGCGGCCTTACCCTCAGACAGATTTTGTTAAACAAGCAAGGCATGGCCATTGCAGCCGTTATCATCGTTACTTGTATGCTTGGTGGCGTAATCGCTTCATTGGTCTTGGATCTTCCCTTATATAAAGCATTGGCAATGGCGTCTGGATTTGGCTGGTACTCATTGGCAGGTATTTTGATGGGCGATGCGTTTGGTCCGGTATTTGGCGGCGCCTCTTTCCTAATTGAGCTGATGCGTGAATTAGTGGCATTAGTTGCCATTCCACTATTTATCCGCCGTTACCCATGTACCGCGATTGGTTATGCTGGCGCAACAGCAATGGACTTTACTCTGCCAGTCATCCAAACAACGGGAGGCGTGCGTTGCGTACCTGTTGCCATTGTTAGTGGCTTTATTTTGAGCTTGCTCGTGCCTGTGATGATGCTTTTCTTTGTATCACTTGCTAGCTAG
- a CDS encoding iron-containing alcohol dehydrogenase, with product MFQFMTATRIIFGEGALQSSLSIINQFGYSVLLVTGRDTQRAIPILNYLKAQGMRYQHVAITGEPNITMVEETAILGRKFKPDMVIAIGGGSVLDMGKALAAIIPNHGDVYDYVEVVGRNVPLKAKPLHFIAIPTTASTGSEVTRNAVLKSGQDKVKVSLRSPDMLADVAIVDPTLTYDTDPYTSGRGAMDAFTHLMEAYVCGEPNPLTDMVCEEGLRRLSRSVIAGCKHNDHKARSDLSFAALLGGMAITNAKLGAAHGLAAALGGKLDAPHSVITARLAPHVMQENIDAAKKVGRTDVINRYRKLAQLVTGRTNANEHDGVLWVKMVLDKLELPSLGQFGVCQTSFEQVASDALKSVAIKGNPLPLNQERLTYILKQVCDCRGNIDVESVPRVGSVEVLETSRTDLTSVDE from the coding sequence ATGTTTCAGTTCATGACTGCAACAAGGATTATTTTTGGTGAAGGCGCACTGCAGTCTTCGTTATCCATCATCAACCAATTCGGCTACAGCGTATTGCTAGTCACAGGTCGGGACACGCAAAGAGCAATACCAATTCTCAATTATCTTAAAGCGCAGGGTATGCGTTATCAGCACGTTGCGATTACTGGTGAGCCAAATATAACCATGGTGGAAGAGACCGCGATTCTGGGCCGAAAATTTAAGCCGGATATGGTTATCGCGATTGGCGGTGGCAGCGTCCTAGATATGGGGAAAGCGTTAGCCGCTATTATTCCAAATCATGGTGATGTTTATGACTATGTTGAAGTTGTGGGAAGAAATGTACCGTTAAAAGCAAAGCCTCTCCATTTTATCGCCATTCCAACTACCGCAAGTACGGGGTCTGAAGTGACCCGAAATGCGGTATTAAAATCTGGACAAGATAAAGTCAAAGTTAGCCTGAGAAGCCCGGATATGCTCGCAGACGTCGCGATTGTCGATCCAACCTTAACTTACGATACCGATCCCTATACATCAGGGCGTGGTGCAATGGATGCGTTTACCCATTTGATGGAAGCCTATGTGTGTGGAGAACCCAATCCTTTAACAGATATGGTATGCGAAGAAGGCTTACGTCGGTTAAGTCGCTCAGTCATTGCTGGGTGTAAGCACAACGACCATAAAGCGCGATCAGATTTATCATTTGCAGCTTTGCTAGGCGGAATGGCTATTACGAATGCAAAACTTGGTGCGGCACATGGTCTGGCTGCTGCTCTGGGGGGCAAGCTGGATGCTCCTCATAGTGTGATAACCGCGCGTTTAGCGCCTCATGTTATGCAGGAGAACATCGACGCTGCGAAAAAAGTGGGTAGGACAGATGTGATTAATCGCTATAGAAAGCTGGCTCAGCTTGTTACAGGTCGTACTAATGCGAATGAACATGATGGCGTGCTTTGGGTGAAAATGGTGCTGGATAAGTTAGAGTTACCTTCACTTGGACAGTTTGGCGTGTGTCAGACTTCATTTGAGCAGGTCGCGAGTGATGCCCTTAAGTCCGTTGCTATAAAGGGGAACCCGTTACCTTTAAATCAAGAACGCCTTACCTACATTCTTAAACAAGTCTGTGATTGTCGGGGTAATATCGACGTTGAAAGCGTGCCAAGAGTTGGCTCAGTCGAAGTATTGGAAACATCGAGAACAGATCTGACAAGCGTGGACGAGTAG
- a CDS encoding acyl-CoA dehydrogenase: MSSLRRKWISDPAFKMFKKVLPPLSSTEKEAMEAGSVWWDAELFSGKPNFKTLHQYPTPKLTAEEQSFMDNELVTLLDMLDDQKIVKEDRDLSPEVWEFLRKERFFSLIISKEYGGREFSSHANSTIVSSIATRSISAAVSVMVPNSLGPGELLSHYGTQEQKDYWLPRLADGTDIPCFALTGPEAGSDAGGIPDQGVVCYGKHNGEEVLGIRLSWNKRYITLAPVATVLGLAFKLQDPDGLLGDKKDVGITCALIPADHEGVEIGERHDPLGSAFMNGPTRGEDVFIPMDWLIGGADYAGKGWRMLVECLSAGRGISLPALGAAIGHLTTRTTGAYAYVRKQFGMSIGKFEGVAEAMGRIGGLTYLLEATRTLTTTSLDMKEKPGIVTAIAKYHMTEIARTLLNDSFDIHAGRAIQDGPMNYLAKHYVGIPVAITVEGANILTRNLMIFGQGATRCHPYVLKEMEAAANPDAEQGAKEFDDLLFKHIKHATGNTFGALGAALTGSRFIKAEMSGPTKKYYKDITRLSRDLAVSADFAMLTLGGDLKRKEMISARLGDGLSFLYMASAALKKYEDEGRQQGDLDFVHYAVQHCLYNAAKSLNEAYTNFPVKYVGGVLKGLLFPLGNHFNKPSDELSMRIAEAMMTPGAQRDRLTHLCYVGKAEDDNIGLMEKAFLAMYDIKPLERKLIKGVKDGKVARKGLLNDRLQQALEADVLTQEEVDKIKAADKLRYKAIQVDHFSHDFSELRTDAPKKSHLNSAA, from the coding sequence ATGAGCTCTCTACGAAGAAAATGGATTAGTGACCCAGCATTTAAGATGTTTAAAAAAGTACTACCTCCGTTGTCCAGCACTGAAAAAGAAGCAATGGAAGCAGGTAGTGTTTGGTGGGATGCAGAGCTATTTTCCGGCAAACCAAACTTTAAAACGCTGCACCAATACCCAACTCCGAAGTTAACGGCAGAAGAGCAGTCCTTTATGGACAATGAGCTCGTAACGCTACTCGATATGCTTGACGATCAAAAGATCGTAAAAGAAGACCGAGACTTATCTCCAGAAGTGTGGGAATTCTTACGTAAAGAGCGTTTCTTCTCTCTGATTATCTCTAAAGAATACGGCGGTCGCGAGTTTTCTTCACATGCTAACTCTACGATTGTTTCGAGCATTGCGACTCGAAGCATCAGTGCGGCTGTATCGGTAATGGTTCCAAACTCATTGGGTCCAGGTGAGCTTCTTTCTCACTATGGTACACAAGAGCAAAAAGATTACTGGTTGCCTCGTCTTGCTGACGGTACTGATATTCCATGTTTCGCTCTTACAGGCCCGGAAGCCGGTTCTGATGCGGGCGGCATCCCAGATCAAGGCGTTGTTTGTTACGGTAAGCATAATGGTGAAGAAGTGCTGGGTATTCGCCTGAGCTGGAACAAGCGTTACATTACGCTAGCGCCTGTAGCGACGGTTTTAGGTCTCGCATTTAAACTTCAGGATCCTGACGGCCTGCTTGGTGACAAGAAAGATGTGGGTATCACATGTGCTCTGATTCCTGCCGATCACGAAGGTGTTGAGATCGGTGAGCGTCACGATCCACTTGGTTCTGCATTCATGAATGGTCCAACCCGTGGTGAAGATGTCTTTATTCCAATGGATTGGTTAATTGGTGGCGCGGATTACGCAGGTAAAGGCTGGCGTATGCTGGTTGAATGTTTGTCGGCTGGTCGCGGTATTTCACTGCCCGCGCTTGGTGCCGCTATCGGACATCTAACAACCAGAACAACGGGTGCTTATGCATACGTTCGTAAACAGTTTGGTATGTCTATCGGTAAATTTGAGGGTGTGGCAGAAGCAATGGGTCGCATTGGTGGTTTAACTTACCTTCTTGAAGCGACACGCACACTGACAACTACTTCGCTAGACATGAAAGAAAAGCCGGGTATCGTCACTGCTATTGCTAAATATCATATGACCGAGATAGCACGTACGCTTCTTAATGACTCGTTCGATATTCACGCTGGTCGCGCAATCCAAGATGGCCCGATGAACTACCTGGCGAAGCATTACGTGGGTATTCCAGTTGCGATTACCGTAGAAGGTGCAAACATTCTGACACGTAACCTGATGATCTTTGGCCAAGGTGCGACTCGTTGTCATCCATACGTACTAAAAGAGATGGAAGCAGCAGCAAACCCAGATGCAGAGCAAGGTGCGAAAGAGTTTGATGATCTGCTGTTCAAACACATTAAGCATGCGACAGGCAACACATTTGGCGCATTGGGTGCCGCACTAACAGGTTCTCGCTTTATCAAAGCGGAAATGAGCGGTCCAACTAAGAAGTACTACAAAGACATCACGCGTCTAAGCCGAGATCTTGCTGTAAGTGCAGACTTCGCTATGTTGACACTAGGTGGCGATCTGAAGCGTAAAGAGATGATCTCTGCACGTTTAGGTGATGGTTTAAGCTTCTTGTACATGGCATCAGCAGCACTTAAAAAATACGAAGATGAAGGCCGTCAGCAAGGCGATCTAGACTTCGTTCACTACGCTGTTCAGCACTGTTTGTACAATGCGGCTAAGTCATTAAACGAAGCTTATACTAACTTCCCTGTGAAATACGTTGGTGGAGTACTTAAGGGGCTGCTATTCCCATTGGGCAACCACTTCAACAAGCCTAGTGATGAGCTGAGCATGCGTATTGCAGAGGCGATGATGACGCCTGGTGCACAGCGTGATCGCTTGACGCATCTATGCTACGTAGGTAAAGCAGAAGATGACAATATTGGTTTGATGGAGAAAGCTTTCCTTGCGATGTACGATATCAAACCTTTAGAGCGTAAGCTTATCAAGGGCGTTAAAGATGGTAAGGTTGCTCGTAAAGGTCTGCTAAATGATCGTTTACAACAAGCGCTAGAAGCTGACGTTTTAACTCAGGAAGAAGTTGATAAGATTAAAGCGGCAGACAAACTACGCTACAAAGCGATTCAAGTTGACCATTTCAGCCATGACTTTTCGGAACTTCGTACCGATGCGCCAAAAAAGTCACATCTGAACTCAGCCGCTTAA
- the panP gene encoding pyridoxal-dependent aspartate 1-decarboxylase PanP, translating into MVKEQKTADVSFESLLKIFTVPEGPDSTLTKIEEGLSRNLNQFLREHIVAEEKPLREIEKDFSSAQIPEQPEFVSDHTEHLLDTLVSHSVHTSAPSFIGHMTSALPYFLMPLSKIMIALNQNLVKIETSKAFTPLERQVLGMLHRLIYAQPNTFYDQWMHSANHSLGAFCSGGTIANITALWVARNKALKADGEFKGVEKEGLFKAMKHYGYEGLAIMVSERGHYSLKKAADVLGLGQEGLVAVKTDANNRIIVDDLKAKISDLKKQNIKPIAVIGVAGTTETGNVDPLASIAEVCQEHDCHFHVDAAWGGATLMSNHHRHLLNGVELADSVTIDAHKQLYIPMGAGMVLFKDPDAMKSIEHHAQYILRKGSKDLGSHTLEGSRSGMAMLVYAAMHIISRPGYELLIDQSIEKARYFADLIKKQDDFELVSEPELCLLTYRYLPPNIREALEKADGIQKEELNELINELTQFIQKRQRETGKSFVSRTTLNPEHWERMSTIVFRVVLANPLTSTDIFDAVLDEQRLIAQQAPNLNAKIQELASKILAS; encoded by the coding sequence ATGGTTAAGGAACAAAAAACCGCTGACGTTAGTTTTGAGAGCTTATTAAAGATCTTCACTGTCCCTGAAGGTCCGGACTCGACGTTAACAAAAATTGAAGAAGGTCTCTCTCGAAACTTGAATCAATTTCTTCGTGAACACATCGTGGCAGAAGAAAAGCCTTTACGTGAAATAGAGAAAGACTTTTCTTCTGCTCAGATTCCTGAGCAACCTGAGTTTGTGTCGGACCATACCGAGCACTTGTTAGACACGTTGGTGTCACACTCGGTTCATACGTCAGCTCCAAGCTTTATCGGCCATATGACATCGGCATTGCCTTACTTTTTAATGCCGCTGTCTAAAATTATGATTGCCTTGAACCAAAACTTGGTGAAGATAGAAACGTCGAAAGCGTTTACGCCATTAGAGCGCCAAGTCTTGGGCATGCTGCACCGATTAATCTACGCTCAGCCGAATACCTTTTACGACCAATGGATGCATAGTGCCAACCATTCTCTCGGTGCGTTCTGCTCTGGCGGCACGATTGCGAACATTACAGCCCTTTGGGTTGCCCGCAATAAAGCATTGAAAGCAGACGGCGAATTTAAAGGTGTAGAAAAAGAAGGCCTATTCAAAGCCATGAAACATTACGGCTATGAAGGCTTAGCTATTATGGTTTCTGAGCGTGGTCACTACTCACTTAAAAAAGCGGCCGATGTACTAGGGTTGGGTCAGGAAGGCCTAGTTGCAGTAAAGACGGATGCAAATAACCGCATTATTGTCGATGATCTCAAAGCGAAAATCAGCGATCTCAAGAAGCAAAATATCAAGCCGATTGCGGTGATTGGGGTGGCGGGTACGACTGAAACTGGTAATGTTGATCCACTCGCTTCGATTGCTGAAGTTTGTCAGGAACACGATTGTCATTTTCACGTGGATGCCGCATGGGGTGGCGCGACATTAATGTCTAATCATCACCGGCACCTGCTAAATGGTGTTGAGCTTGCAGACTCAGTGACGATTGACGCGCATAAGCAGCTTTATATCCCTATGGGTGCGGGCATGGTTCTGTTTAAAGATCCAGATGCGATGAAATCTATTGAGCATCACGCTCAGTACATCTTGCGTAAAGGTTCTAAAGATTTAGGCAGTCATACCCTGGAAGGCTCTCGTTCTGGTATGGCCATGTTGGTGTATGCAGCAATGCATATTATTAGCCGACCTGGCTATGAACTGTTGATCGATCAAAGTATAGAGAAAGCACGCTACTTCGCGGATTTGATTAAGAAACAGGACGATTTTGAACTGGTTTCTGAGCCAGAGCTATGTTTGCTCACCTACCGTTATCTACCGCCTAACATCCGTGAAGCCCTAGAAAAAGCAGACGGTATACAGAAAGAAGAATTAAATGAGTTAATCAACGAGTTAACTCAGTTTATTCAAAAGCGTCAACGTGAAACTGGTAAGTCATTTGTTTCTCGTACCACGCTTAATCCTGAGCATTGGGAACGCATGAGCACTATCGTCTTCCGGGTAGTCTTGGCAAACCCTCTGACCTCTACAGACATCTTTGATGCTGTTTTGGACGAGCAAAGGCTTATTGCTCAACAAGCACCAAACTTAAACGCCAAAATCCAAGAACTGGCTTCTAAGATTTTGGCATCTTGA
- a CDS encoding aspartate:alanine antiporter translates to MNIDVVYLLEQNPILLIFVVLAIGLAFGKIRFGNLQLGNSIGVLITSLIMGHLGFSFNAEALTIGFMLFIYCVGIEAGPNFFGIFFRDGKHYFILSMTVLVSAVCLTYGLSHYFGLDFGLSAGMMAGALTATPVLVGAQDALNSGLATIPRNMDFALVLENLSVGYAMAYLIGLISMIMFAKLLPRLQKQNLSDSAQQIAQERGLGNSGQRKVYLPIIRAYRVGPELIDWTDGKNLRELGIYRQTGCYIERIRRNGILAHPDGDAILQEGDEIALVGFPDSHARLDSSFRNGKEVFDRNLLDLRIVEEEIVVKSDAIAGKRLSDLNLSEFGCFLNRVVRAQIEMPMDLDIVLAKGDVLQVSGEKSRVHGLAEKIGFISIHSQMADLLAFCSFFILGIMFGLITMTFGQVSFSLGNAVGLLLSGITLGFLRANHPTFGYVPQGALNMVKDLGLMFFMVGIGLSAGGKMFEHLTQVGPKVIGIAFIVSVVPVALAYLVGAYVLKMNRALLFGAIIGARTCAPAMDVVNDYAKSTIPALGYAGTYAIANILMTLAGTILIILS, encoded by the coding sequence GTGAACATAGACGTCGTATATCTTCTCGAACAAAACCCAATCCTCCTAATCTTCGTCGTATTAGCCATCGGCCTTGCCTTCGGAAAAATCCGATTTGGTAACTTACAACTAGGTAACTCCATCGGGGTTCTCATCACTTCGCTTATCATGGGCCACTTAGGCTTCTCTTTTAATGCAGAAGCGTTAACTATTGGCTTTATGCTGTTTATCTACTGCGTTGGTATTGAAGCAGGTCCTAACTTCTTTGGTATCTTTTTTAGAGACGGGAAGCACTACTTCATTCTGAGTATGACCGTACTGGTTTCAGCGGTATGTTTAACTTATGGATTAAGCCATTATTTTGGACTCGATTTTGGCCTTTCAGCAGGTATGATGGCGGGTGCATTAACGGCAACCCCTGTACTTGTGGGTGCACAAGACGCGCTTAACTCAGGGTTGGCGACGATACCACGCAATATGGACTTTGCTCTGGTATTAGAAAACTTATCTGTCGGCTACGCAATGGCTTATCTGATCGGCTTAATAAGCATGATCATGTTCGCCAAATTGCTACCAAGACTCCAGAAACAAAACCTGTCTGATTCAGCGCAACAAATTGCTCAAGAGCGTGGGCTTGGTAACTCAGGGCAGAGAAAAGTCTATCTTCCGATCATTCGGGCGTATCGAGTTGGACCAGAATTGATCGACTGGACAGATGGTAAAAACCTGCGTGAACTGGGTATTTACCGACAAACAGGTTGTTACATTGAGCGAATTCGCCGTAATGGCATTCTCGCCCACCCTGATGGTGACGCTATCCTCCAAGAAGGCGATGAGATTGCACTTGTTGGCTTCCCGGATAGCCACGCTAGATTGGATTCAAGTTTCCGTAACGGCAAAGAGGTTTTTGACCGTAACTTGCTCGATTTACGCATTGTGGAAGAAGAAATCGTCGTAAAAAGTGACGCGATTGCCGGTAAACGCTTGTCTGACCTTAACTTGTCGGAGTTTGGTTGTTTCTTAAACCGAGTAGTTCGTGCACAGATTGAAATGCCAATGGATTTAGACATCGTGCTTGCCAAAGGTGACGTGCTTCAGGTCAGCGGCGAAAAAAGCCGAGTACACGGTCTTGCAGAAAAAATCGGTTTCATCTCAATCCACAGCCAAATGGCAGACTTATTGGCATTTTGCAGCTTCTTCATCCTAGGCATTATGTTTGGTCTGATCACGATGACATTTGGCCAGGTGTCGTTCAGTCTAGGTAACGCAGTAGGCTTGTTACTTTCCGGAATTACCTTGGGCTTCTTACGTGCCAACCACCCTACTTTTGGCTACGTCCCACAAGGGGCACTAAACATGGTTAAGGACCTTGGTTTGATGTTCTTTATGGTCGGCATTGGACTCAGCGCTGGTGGGAAAATGTTTGAGCACCTGACACAAGTCGGCCCGAAAGTCATTGGCATCGCCTTTATTGTCAGCGTGGTTCCTGTGGCACTCGCTTATCTTGTCGGGGCCTATGTGCTTAAAATGAACCGAGCATTACTTTTTGGTGCCATTATTGGTGCCCGTACGTGTGCGCCAGCCATGGACGTGGTAAACGACTACGCGAAGTCGACTATTCCTGCATTGGGCTACGCTGGTACTTATGCAATAGCGAACATTTTAATGACGCTCGCGGGTACAATTCTCATCATATTGAGTTGA
- the fabV gene encoding enoyl-ACP reductase FabV gives MIIKPRIRGFICTTTHPVGCEANVKEQIAYTKAQGPIKNAPKRVLVVGASSGYGLSSRIAAAFGGGASTIGVFFEKEGTEKKPGTAGFYNAAAFEKLAREEGLYAKSLNGDAFSNEAKEKTIELIKQDLGQIDMVVYSLASPVRKLPETGELIRSSLKPIGETYTSTAVDTNKDVIIEASVEPATEEEIKDTVTVMGGEDWELWINALSQAGVLAEGCKTVAYSYIGTELTWPIYWDGALGKAKMDLDRAATALNEKLAQTGGSANVAVLKSVVTQASSAIPVMPLYIAMVFKKMREEGVHEGCMEQIYRMFSQRLYKEDGSAAEVDDMNRLRLDDWELREDIQQHCRDLWPQITTENLKELTDYVEYKEEFLKLFGFGVDGVDYEADVNPAVEADFIQI, from the coding sequence ATGATCATCAAACCTAGAATTCGTGGATTTATCTGTACTACTACGCACCCTGTTGGTTGTGAAGCTAATGTAAAAGAACAAATTGCTTACACTAAAGCGCAAGGCCCAATTAAAAACGCTCCAAAACGCGTTCTTGTTGTGGGTGCATCAAGTGGCTACGGTCTATCTTCTCGTATCGCTGCGGCATTTGGTGGCGGTGCATCAACTATCGGTGTGTTCTTTGAAAAAGAAGGCACAGAGAAGAAGCCAGGCACTGCAGGTTTCTACAACGCTGCCGCTTTCGAAAAATTGGCGCGTGAAGAAGGCCTATACGCGAAAAGCCTTAACGGCGATGCTTTCTCAAACGAAGCAAAAGAGAAAACAATCGAGCTGATCAAGCAAGACCTTGGTCAGATTGATATGGTGGTTTACTCACTGGCGTCTCCAGTACGTAAATTGCCAGAAACAGGTGAACTGATTCGTTCATCTCTAAAGCCTATCGGTGAAACTTACACTTCGACAGCGGTTGATACCAACAAAGACGTTATCATCGAAGCGAGCGTTGAGCCTGCAACAGAAGAAGAGATCAAAGACACAGTAACCGTAATGGGCGGTGAAGACTGGGAACTTTGGATCAACGCACTTTCTCAAGCTGGTGTACTTGCAGAAGGTTGTAAGACAGTTGCATACAGCTACATCGGTACTGAGCTAACTTGGCCAATCTACTGGGATGGCGCACTAGGTAAAGCGAAAATGGACCTGGATCGCGCAGCAACAGCACTTAACGAGAAGCTAGCACAAACTGGTGGCAGCGCGAACGTTGCGGTTCTTAAATCTGTTGTAACTCAGGCAAGTTCTGCAATTCCTGTAATGCCGTTGTACATTGCAATGGTGTTTAAGAAGATGCGTGAAGAAGGCGTACACGAAGGCTGTATGGAACAAATCTACCGTATGTTCAGCCAGCGTCTATACAAAGAAGATGGCTCTGCGGCAGAAGTGGACGACATGAACCGTCTTCGTCTGGACGACTGGGAACTTCGTGAAGACATCCAGCAACACTGTCGTGACCTATGGCCACAAATTACGACTGAAAACCTCAAAGAGCTGACTGACTACGTTGAGTACAAAGAAGAGTTTTTGAAGCTATTCGGTTTTGGTGTTGACGGTGTGGATTACGAAGCAGACGTGAACCCAGCAGTAGAAGCAGATTTTATTCAAATCTAA
- a CDS encoding MurR/RpiR family transcriptional regulator — translation MNTLEKIQKNLENFSKSERKVAEVIMASPQTAIHSSIATLAKMADVSEPTVNRFCRRLDTKGFPDFKLHLAQSLANGTPYVNRNVEEDDGPDAYTHKIFESTMACLDVAKNSLDAMQINRAVDLLTQAKRISFFGLGASSAVARDAQNKFIRFNIPITCFEDIVMQRMSCINCSDNDVIVLISHTGRTKSQVEIANLARENGATVIAITAKDSPLEKASSLAITLDIPEDTDVYMPMASRVVQMTVIDVLATGFTLRRGTGFRENLKRVKDALKDSRYDKLTQY, via the coding sequence ATGAATACATTAGAAAAAATTCAAAAAAATCTGGAGAATTTCAGTAAATCTGAGCGCAAAGTTGCAGAAGTAATTATGGCGTCTCCACAAACTGCTATTCACTCGAGCATTGCCACGTTAGCTAAAATGGCCGACGTAAGTGAACCCACTGTAAACCGCTTCTGTCGTCGCCTGGATACAAAAGGCTTTCCAGATTTTAAACTTCACCTGGCACAGAGCTTGGCTAACGGTACTCCTTACGTAAACCGAAACGTGGAAGAAGATGACGGTCCTGATGCGTATACGCACAAGATCTTCGAATCTACGATGGCTTGCTTAGACGTAGCGAAAAACAGCCTAGACGCAATGCAAATTAATCGTGCTGTCGATTTGCTGACTCAGGCGAAGCGTATTTCTTTCTTTGGCTTAGGCGCATCATCTGCCGTTGCCCGAGACGCGCAAAACAAGTTTATTCGCTTCAATATTCCTATCACCTGCTTTGAAGACATCGTCATGCAGCGCATGAGCTGTATCAATTGCAGTGATAACGACGTGATTGTGCTGATTTCTCATACTGGCCGTACGAAAAGCCAGGTAGAAATTGCCAACCTTGCTCGTGAAAATGGCGCGACCGTTATTGCAATTACAGCAAAAGACTCTCCGTTAGAAAAAGCAAGCTCTTTGGCGATCACACTCGATATCCCTGAAGATACAGACGTATACATGCCAATGGCAAGCCGCGTTGTACAGATGACAGTGATCGATGTGTTGGCAACTGGCTTTACTCTTCGCCGAGGTACGGGTTTCCGCGAAAACCTCAAACGAGTGAAAGACGCACTGAAAGACAGTCGCTACGATAAATTAACCCAATACTAA
- a CDS encoding GrxA family glutaredoxin: MFVVIFGRPACPYCVRAKEHAETLKAKRDDFNYRYVDIHAEGISKADLEKTVGKPVATVPQIFIDQEHIGGCDEFEAYAKEHLGLFDVA, from the coding sequence ATGTTCGTTGTTATCTTCGGTCGCCCAGCATGTCCTTACTGTGTTCGTGCAAAAGAGCATGCAGAAACGCTAAAAGCAAAACGTGATGACTTTAACTACCGTTACGTTGACATTCATGCTGAAGGCATCTCTAAAGCAGACCTTGAGAAAACAGTAGGCAAACCAGTTGCAACTGTTCCTCAAATTTTCATCGACCAAGAGCACATTGGCGGTTGTGATGAGTTTGAAGCTTACGCGAAAGAGCACCTAGGTCTATTCGACGTAGCGTAA